The DNA segment ATACAGCAGCGAAGCCAGCACACCAAACATAATGAGTGTCTCGTTGGAAGCATCGCCAATAATCCATATTTCAAAAGGCATTAAACCGGCATGTGAAAGCAGGTTAATGCCAAAAAACAAGACCAGTGCAGTACCCAGCCAAAATGCCTTTCCTTTGCTTAGCAAATAAACAAAGGCGCAAACCAGGTAGGCCCAGCCAATAATGCCCAATATGCCCCACCAGGAAGGCCGCATCCAGTGCAGGTTGCCGGGCTTCCCTCCTTTATACAAACAGGCCAGCAGTGCCAGCAATACAATTCCCAGCGTCACCAGCAGGTTCTTTTTACGAAGGGACCATTGCTTGGGATAATCCATCCAGATCAGGAAAAAACTGAAGGTGGTCAGGATTGTCCAGACCGGACGGGGCAGCAATGCCGCCTCGCTGTATGCACCAGAATTGACGTGAAAAAAGCCCATTACAATAAGTGCGGCCGATCTTAAAACAATATAAAGGGAAATGGACAAAAAAGACTTCCCCTTGTTCATCCTGCTTTGCAGCGCAAATGGAAGTGAAAGCCCTACAATAAATAAAAATGCCGGAAATATCGTATCTGCAAAACCCATCCCATCTACATCTGCTTCCACATGATCTACCCAATGCGGCAGGTATTTCACACTCCCCACATCGTTTACAAAAATCATCAGGAACATGGTCAGTGCCCTTAACACATCAACCGCCTGGAATCTGATGCCGGGTTTAAGCTCCATAGGCTATTTTTATTTTACAGGTTCCAATATAACTGATTTTAACTTAAATAACTCAATTCCATTTTGCAAAGGCCGGATGCTGATCTGGTAATCAGCAGCTTTACTGAAAGTAGTGGTGGCTATCACATGTTTAATAAATGGCAAAGGTGCTTTTTTATCAAAATCTGAGGTCCTCAATGTACGGAACAGAAACTCCTGGCCATTTACCGTCATGCTACCCTCCTGTTTGGCACTTTCGGGTGCACAGGAATATTCCAGCGCAATTTTATAAACCCCGGGTTCGGTAACACGAATGGCAAAATCAGCTTCGTCATTGTTGCTTTTGATATCTGTTACGCAAACGGTATGCTTCCAGTCGCCATAATAATGGCTATAGGTTAAACTCTGGATCTTCGCATTCCCCTTTAGTCTGGCATAAGTGGCCCCCACTATATTTTCGGGGTACTGACCGGAAACCGTAATGGGCACCTTCAGGTCATAATCGTCAATTTTACCCGAATATTCTACCACAACCACCGTATTTGCAGCATCTGCCTCAAAAACAGGCAAATCGATCCATATATCTTTACCTGTATTTTTCCAACTCAGTTGTTGCTGGCTAACGAGGTTATAGACTTTTGCAACTTTACCTTTAAAATCAGGTATCAACAGTTTCCCATCCAAAGGCCTGCGCATGACATGTAAGTACTGCTTACCCGGTTTAGAGGTACTTACCCCCCAGGGCTGTGCCGGGATCAGGCCATAGGTACTGCCGTAAATACTTTCTCCGTTTTTATCCAGCCATTTACCCGTTTCCTTTAAAAACTTTACCGAATATTCGGGAATATTGCCTTCCCCGTCGGGCCCTACGTTCAGCATCAGGTTACCACCTTTTGAAGCTACATTGGCCAGCAGCCTGATAATTTCTGCAGGGGTTTTAAAATTCATATCATGTTTAATATAGCCCCATGAATCGTTGTGCGTATAAATAGATTCCCAGGCCCCTTTTATCGGCGTGTCTGGCACTTCCGAATCGCCAAAATCCCTGTAATCGCCCAGACCATGGCCAACGCGACTGCTAAACAGGCTTTTTGGCTGCAATACCCTTAAGTCATTTACAAAGTTCAGGGTCTGTTCTTTGGTCATGCCCCCGGGAGTATCAAACCATACAATTCCCAAAGGACCATAATTGCCAAGCAGCTCTTTTAACTGGGGTATGGCTTTTTCCCTGTAATATTTCTGGTAATCTTTTTTCGTCTCGTCAAAATCCCAGCTGTTTTTTCCACCATTTGGCTCATACCAATCCTGGAACTGTGAATAGTAAAACCCAAACTGAATGCCCCTTTTCCTGGTAGCTTCGGCTAAGGCTTTCATCGGGTCTTTTTTATAAGGTGTAGCATCCACAATGTCAAAATCGCTCACCTTAGTATCAAACATAGAAAAGCCTTCATGGTGTTTGGCAGTAATTACCATGTATTTGATCCCTGCATCTTTAGCCAGCTGCGCCCATTCATCCGCATTAAACTTAATGGGATTAAAAGTTTTGGCTACTTCTTTGTACTCAGCAACCGGTATTCTGGCCTGGCTCATGATCCACTCCCCACTGCCATAATAGCGTTTGCCTTTCCACTCACCGGCAAGTTTTGCATACAGCCCCCAGTGGATAAACATGCCAAACTTTGCTTCCTTAAACCATTTTAAATTGGGGTTTGCTTTACCGGATACACTGCTGTCCCACATTTCATCCATGGTTTGCGCATGAATGGAAAGGGTGCAGGCAAAAAAAAGTACAATTGTAAGAAAATAATTAGTCGTTCGCATGGTTGAAGATAAGGGCTTTATCTTTTGATAAATTCTGCGGTTTTAGCTATTTACTCAAGCATATTAGCCTAGTTTTAATTTCGTAATATCCATCCATTCCGAAGCGCGGCCATAATAAGGTGTATTCTGGCTTGCCGGTTTTACAAAGCTGCCCGGACTGACAAGGGCACCACATACAGCTGCCGGATTAAAGGTTTTACTATTGATTACCGTTTTAACCTGGTTATGCAACGAAAAATATTGCAGTCCTATGCCCGCTACACATAAACATCCATCAGGAATTTCAAATGTAAATTCCTGTGCAGGTAAAATTTGCTGATCTTTGCTGATCTCTATACTTTGATGCATTGCAGACTTATGCAAGCCCGGAGCCAGTGCAATTACTGCAACAGCAATGTTAAGCTCGCATACATTTGCCCGCAGGGGGAATTTTAGCTGTTTCCCGACCTCAATTTCAGGAAGCTGGATTTTAAGTATATTTCCTTCCAGCATAGTTTGGGCAGATACCCACAAACTGTTGATCAATGGTGATTTGAGATTGAACTCAGTACCGGTCAATCGCTCAAAGCTATCCGTTTCAAAAGTGAACTTTTCAGTTTCTTTATCGTAACAGTGCCTCAACACTTCGTTTACCGGGGTATTAAAACGCGTAATCATGTCACCATCATAATTGTCCCGGATCAGAAAATGTAAATCTTTGCGAATCACGCAGGCCAGGCTGATGCCCTGGCCAAACACGCCAGCCGCCCGCCGTGTTCCTTTTGTTTGTTTGTACTTACCAGGTTTAGACTGTAAAATCGTCTTCCCGTTTTTACCTCTTCTGCTCACCGTCTCGCCAACCAGGCCAGTCAGGTGTTTTCCATTAAATTTCCCCATTCGTTTTTTTACTTTAAGTTAATATTTGGTTAAAGTACTTCATGCAGGCTTTGGCCAAGTTTGGTATGAATGCGTATAGATTGCGTAATGACAGCGTCATGAGTCCGGCTTTTTTCAGGAAAAAGTCGGACTCACCTCGGACTCATGTCGGACTCATTCCGGACTCACTCCAAATTCAACCCCAGTTCTGTTTAAGTACTAACAATGCCCGGTAAGTATTTCTTTTAAAGAAACAACTACACCAAAACTGTCATTATCAGCAATTTAAACAATTATAAAGCCAGAAATAAAAATGGTAATTTTGTCAGTATATTTCGTTCCTCTGCTAAAATTGAGCAGCATTGCTCATATTTCCATAATATACATTTGGCTCATTAACAATAAATGAATCATCCAACTCGGCAAAATAAGTTAAAAACTGTACCGGCGTTAATATTGGAATGTTCTCATAAGGATTCAAAATTAATAAATCCTTATCACCGGAGACGATACAGGCAACATCCGCAGCAACAGCAAGACCAAGAAATTTATCATCATCTGGATCCTTACAAATCGTAACTTGTTTTTTTACGTCAACAAACTCTGTTCTGTTTTTTAACATTAGGATATAAAACTCCCGTTTTTCTATTGTTAAGTAGCTATTAAACTTTGGACGAATAAAACGGGTTGAGAATTCATACCACGTTTCAACAGAACTTACAATAGTACCATTTTTTAATGCCAGGTCAAATGCTTTAAAACTCACAGATCCAGGAATCAGATGTGCACTAATCAATGCATTTGTATCAAATACAAAATACCTAGCCTCTAACATCTTCTTTGAGTAATTCATCTAATATATCCTGGGTTAGGCCATTTTTAACTGCCTCATTCTGGCATTCTTTTATAGATTCAAGATATTTAGGAAGAGTCGCAAGATTTTTTTTATAGCGTTCCCATGCCTCCTTTTCATCCGGACGGGCATAGCCAATCGGATACTTCAGCTCCCTGGAAACGATTTTGGTTACCTTATCCCGTAAACCCTGGCCACATATTTTCCAGTTTTCGGCAATTACATTATCCACTTCAAGTACAATGCGTTTCATAACATTCAGTTTTAAATAATAAGTTAAATCAAACTTAATAATAAAACTTTAGATAACAAAATTATTTTATAGATTAATTTATAAATCTATATAGTAAAATATTGTAAGATAAATCATTATTTTGATGATTTAATCAGAAACCTGGTTCAATCATGGCTTATCCTTATCCGGCTTTCTGCAACTCCAGTTTCTCCCCTGCTTTGGTACCAAAAGCAAAAGTTTTACCGGTAAGTATTTCTGCCTTCCGGCCGTTACGGAACAATTGAACGGCCTTGCCTGGCCATGGGTTGCGGATGGTACAAGTACGACCGGCTTCACTCCGCATTTTCACGAACAGTATTTCTCCTTTTTCCTGCTTACTGCTCACTAAAAACGCACCATAAGCACGCAACTGGTCGAAACTGGCATCTTTATTCTTGTTCCAGTTCGGAAAAATGCGGATCACCTGCTCATAGCTTTGCAGCAGCATTTCATTTATAGTAAGGGGCACTGCGGCCAGGGTTTCTGTACCACCGCCTTCAGCAGTGATCCAGAGATTGGGTAGCGACTGCACAGTAATCCGATCCTTTAACTGCTTTAATATTTCATCCGCATCATAACCCACCCTTACTGCGGCTGGAAAACAGGTTTCTATGCCATTGCCCAGGGTATTGGCCCATTCGCCCGGAGCTTTCATCCTTTCTTTCCAGCGGCTTACATCATTTAATAAAACCTGGTTAAAGGCCGAATCGGTTTCAGGGCCGCAAACCCCTCCGGGAAGGATGAGGCCATGGATAGAAACCCTGGCCAGGCCATTGATGCCACTGTGCCAAGGCGAAGGGCTTTTTTCTACACTCTTTAAACTCAGTTTCCCGTTTACTTCAGCCACTGTAAAATCACTAAGGTGCTTTACAATGTGCTGCCATTTTTCTAACCTGCCGGCATCAGCATTTAAAAAAGTACTGAGGTCGACAACCCCTTTAAACAGCATTTTTACAAGGCCAAGGGACAATGTCGAGTTAAAATCGCCCAGCATATTGCGCCAAACCCCTTTGTTGCGCAGGTTGGGCATCACCTCGCCATAATGGTCATTATAGATCACATAACGGCCATTCTCAAATTTCAGGTAATCTTCCCAGAAATTGGCACATTCCAATACATATGGATAAATTTTGAGGGCATAGGCCCTATCGTAGGTACTGTAAAAGCGCATCAGCATATTGCCCACACTAAACACAGCATTGATTTTTTGTCCAAGGAATTTATAGCCGCCATCGATGGTATTTTCGCGGGTGGCATAGCGTTTTTCCATTTCATCGGGCGTAAGTGGCCACCGGGTGGTAACCAGGCCTTTTGGGCCTATCCCTACGGGATAATAAATGCCTTTCATGCCCAGCAAGGCTTTGGCATGTGCTTTTCCTTTTTCCATATAATCCAGCAGGGGCTGGTCAAAATTATCGGTCTGGTCTATATAATTGGAAGAATAGGCGGCCCAGTAGGGCGCCTGGTAATTGTAGTTTAAATGATAATCGCCACCCCAGGCCGAAGAATCGCGGGTAACAAAGGGCCCCCAGATGCCCGGGGCAAATTTATTGCCGCGGGATGTTGCCCCAAAGAGGTATTGGGAGGCGTAATAATATTTTTCTATAAATGGATCGCCAATGCGGACATTTGAGCGCCCCCAGAAATCTTTCCACCAGGCTTCGTGTTGTTCTCTGAGCTGTACCAGTGTATTTTGGGTAGTTGCCAGGGCTGTTGTAATGGCCTTTTGTTTCCAGTCAGGATTATCCTGGTTGGTGTATATCGTAACCACCAATGTTACCTTTTGATTGGGTTTTAAGGTTATGCTCCCATCATTTTGCTGTTCGGCACCCAATACTTTTAAGGCCATAGCCACATGGCATGGCCATTCCAGCAAGGGCGTATTCTGGAAAGAGCGGGTTACCCAGTGTATCCCCTGCGTTGTACCAGAGGTATTTACCGAGGTATTGCCTTTTGTGGCCTTTAATAATGCTTTTAGCGTACAGGCCTTAGTGGCCGTAAAGCTGGCCACAACGGTATTGGCAGTAGCCGATACCCAGGCGTCCATAATAACCTTGAGGTCGTTTTTGGTAAATTCCCCTTTAATGAAAGCTTTGTCCTGCACCTGCTCTGCATAATAATCAGCACCCTTAAGGGCGCTGATGTTCAGTTCCAACCATCCCGGCAGGGCAATGCCCCCGCCAGGATAAACCGGATAGGCACGCCAGAAATCGTTTTTGCCCAGGTAAAAGCATAAATTATCCGGGTTACCCCCCAGGGTTAAACCAATATCTCCGTTTCCTGCCAGTGGCCCATCGGGTATTTTGGCAGTGGGTACCTTTTGGGGCGCTGCAGTAAAAACAGCTTTATATCGCCCGGCGTAAATTTCCTGGGCATTGCCCGGCCTGCTTCCACATAGCAGCAGGATTACCGTTAACTGGAGCAGAGATCTGGTGGTCATACGCGCGTTTATTTAGGTCATTTTTATTTTAAGATTTGAGCGGAGCGGCTAAGGTTGTTTGGTAAACCTGGCTATAAAGCCACCACCCCCTTCCAGGTTAAGGAGTATCCTGTCCTTTTTACTGTTTACCCCCGTTGTTACTTTTAAACTTGCAGGTTCATTTTTCACATCACGTACTTCCATGCTTTCGAATGTCCCTTCGCCCAAAAACGACAGGGATATGTCCAGTGTCAGTGTTTTTGTACCATTGATGACAGCCAGAAACCAGGTATTGCCTTTTCTGCGTGCGTATGCTGCTGCTTCGCCTATGGCCGAACCGGGCAATACGATCGTTTCATCCCATACCGATGGGATGCTTTTGATCATGGCTACCGCAGGGTTGCTGAGCAGGTGTTGCGGACTGGCGGCATAGGTAAGCAATGGCGCACTAAAGATAGCTGCTGTAGCAATCTGGTGTGTCCAGCTGGTATTTTTCCGGCGTTCACCGAAATGCACCGGTGTATATTCGGCATGGCCTGCAACAAAACGGGTAAAAGGCAAGGTTACATTGTGTCCTGCCCTATCGGCCAGCTTACTGGCTTCCATACCTTTAACCGCTTCGCGGGTCAGTTCATTTGGCCAGCTGCGCTCTTGTCCGGTTGGTTTATTGGCACCATGAAAGTCGACCAATAATTGCAGTTCTGCGGTTTCTTTCAGGATGTCCTGATACAGGTCTACCACATCTTTGGCTTCATGATCAAAGAAATCGAGCTTTAAACCACCAATTCCCAGATCGTGGCAGCGTTTAAAAAAGGCATGTCTTGCGCGTTCGTCCCAAAGGTTTTTGGAATGTTCCCAAAGCCAGATCTCTACCCCTTTTTTACGGGAGTAACTGACCAGGTCTTTGAGCTCGTCATCGCTCCATTTGCGCCAGAAACCTTCCAGGATATTGTGCTTAAAACCCAGTTCGGCTGCCATTCTGGAAAACTCTTTCATATTGGCTACGGTACTTTCGCCCCCATCGTCCAGGTATTTCCATACGGCAGGACCCGGTTTTATCCATTCGGTTT comes from the Pedobacter heparinus DSM 2366 genome and includes:
- a CDS encoding alpha-L-fucosidase, translated to MRTTNYFLTIVLFFACTLSIHAQTMDEMWDSSVSGKANPNLKWFKEAKFGMFIHWGLYAKLAGEWKGKRYYGSGEWIMSQARIPVAEYKEVAKTFNPIKFNADEWAQLAKDAGIKYMVITAKHHEGFSMFDTKVSDFDIVDATPYKKDPMKALAEATRKRGIQFGFYYSQFQDWYEPNGGKNSWDFDETKKDYQKYYREKAIPQLKELLGNYGPLGIVWFDTPGGMTKEQTLNFVNDLRVLQPKSLFSSRVGHGLGDYRDFGDSEVPDTPIKGAWESIYTHNDSWGYIKHDMNFKTPAEIIRLLANVASKGGNLMLNVGPDGEGNIPEYSVKFLKETGKWLDKNGESIYGSTYGLIPAQPWGVSTSKPGKQYLHVMRRPLDGKLLIPDFKGKVAKVYNLVSQQQLSWKNTGKDIWIDLPVFEADAANTVVVVEYSGKIDDYDLKVPITVSGQYPENIVGATYARLKGNAKIQSLTYSHYYGDWKHTVCVTDIKSNNDEADFAIRVTEPGVYKIALEYSCAPESAKQEGSMTVNGQEFLFRTLRTSDFDKKAPLPFIKHVIATTTFSKAADYQISIRPLQNGIELFKLKSVILEPVK
- a CDS encoding glycosyl hydrolase family 95 catalytic domain-containing protein; this encodes MTTRSLLQLTVILLLCGSRPGNAQEIYAGRYKAVFTAAPQKVPTAKIPDGPLAGNGDIGLTLGGNPDNLCFYLGKNDFWRAYPVYPGGGIALPGWLELNISALKGADYYAEQVQDKAFIKGEFTKNDLKVIMDAWVSATANTVVASFTATKACTLKALLKATKGNTSVNTSGTTQGIHWVTRSFQNTPLLEWPCHVAMALKVLGAEQQNDGSITLKPNQKVTLVVTIYTNQDNPDWKQKAITTALATTQNTLVQLREQHEAWWKDFWGRSNVRIGDPFIEKYYYASQYLFGATSRGNKFAPGIWGPFVTRDSSAWGGDYHLNYNYQAPYWAAYSSNYIDQTDNFDQPLLDYMEKGKAHAKALLGMKGIYYPVGIGPKGLVTTRWPLTPDEMEKRYATRENTIDGGYKFLGQKINAVFSVGNMLMRFYSTYDRAYALKIYPYVLECANFWEDYLKFENGRYVIYNDHYGEVMPNLRNKGVWRNMLGDFNSTLSLGLVKMLFKGVVDLSTFLNADAGRLEKWQHIVKHLSDFTVAEVNGKLSLKSVEKSPSPWHSGINGLARVSIHGLILPGGVCGPETDSAFNQVLLNDVSRWKERMKAPGEWANTLGNGIETCFPAAVRVGYDADEILKQLKDRITVQSLPNLWITAEGGGTETLAAVPLTINEMLLQSYEQVIRIFPNWNKNKDASFDQLRAYGAFLVSSKQEKGEILFVKMRSEAGRTCTIRNPWPGKAVQLFRNGRKAEILTGKTFAFGTKAGEKLELQKAG
- a CDS encoding putative toxin-antitoxin system toxin component, PIN family; translation: MLEARYFVFDTNALISAHLIPGSVSFKAFDLALKNGTIVSSVETWYEFSTRFIRPKFNSYLTIEKREFYILMLKNRTEFVDVKKQVTICKDPDDDKFLGLAVAADVACIVSGDKDLLILNPYENIPILTPVQFLTYFAELDDSFIVNEPNVYYGNMSNAAQF
- a CDS encoding glycoside hydrolase family 97 protein; translation: MAKINLLLSLLLLVAAKAFSQTAGTSVQSPDQKITFALSVQNNKLNYSISSNKDKVISSSALSMSVDGTVITDDVTLGKGETYRQDETYPWYGAHSTVRNHYNGAKIALTKGSLNYILDVRVFNDGAAFRFIVPGKENVKRIADEATVFTLPAGTTAWYHDLNMHYEGVYEKKGLDTVKVGEWAAPSVTFQLPGSKTYLAITEADLKNYGGMALQTDGKRGMLLRLPQHQPTSYPYKLRYSPEDTLRLSKPAAISGTISTPWRVVMIARDLNALVNNDMVHNLCPPPDKNLFPQGIKTEWIKPGPAVWKYLDDGGESTVANMKEFSRMAAELGFKHNILEGFWRKWSDDELKDLVSYSRKKGVEIWLWEHSKNLWDERARHAFFKRCHDLGIGGLKLDFFDHEAKDVVDLYQDILKETAELQLLVDFHGANKPTGQERSWPNELTREAVKGMEASKLADRAGHNVTLPFTRFVAGHAEYTPVHFGERRKNTSWTHQIATAAIFSAPLLTYAASPQHLLSNPAVAMIKSIPSVWDETIVLPGSAIGEAAAYARRKGNTWFLAVINGTKTLTLDISLSFLGEGTFESMEVRDVKNEPASLKVTTGVNSKKDRILLNLEGGGGFIARFTKQP
- a CDS encoding DUF5009 domain-containing protein, which gives rise to MELKPGIRFQAVDVLRALTMFLMIFVNDVGSVKYLPHWVDHVEADVDGMGFADTIFPAFLFIVGLSLPFALQSRMNKGKSFLSISLYIVLRSAALIVMGFFHVNSGAYSEAALLPRPVWTILTTFSFFLIWMDYPKQWSLRKKNLLVTLGIVLLALLACLYKGGKPGNLHWMRPSWWGILGIIGWAYLVCAFVYLLSKGKAFWLGTALVLFFGINLLSHAGLMPFEIWIIGDASNETLIMFGVLASLLYVNWRNALSGRLLAVFSAAGVLLIILGLLVRPFTEGISKINATPAWVAICAGISLLAFALMIFVVELKGKKGWFSSIDAAGTSTLTCYLIPYFLYAFFELAGFWYPDLINTGLIGVLRSFIISFLIILLVRQMEKRGIRLKI